In Leuconostocaceae bacterium ESL0723, the following proteins share a genomic window:
- a CDS encoding response regulator transcription factor, with protein sequence MAKAIKILLVEDDVNLADNIVGFLQDFADVKTVTDGLDGEFEAQEVPYDLIISDLMLPGESGLELIKNIRENHIETPVLILTAKTSLDDKIEGFNVGADDYLTKPFHREELLVRVKALLRRSGVYSEDNTITIGDVLINLENRGVQVHGQPVKLVGKEFDILTYLGQNKNIIVTRDQIFDRVWGIDSDTTINVVNIYLNNLRRKLEAVGQNDLIKTLRNIGFILEVPDAKDSESKSAD encoded by the coding sequence ATGGCTAAAGCAATTAAAATTTTACTAGTTGAAGATGACGTTAATTTGGCTGACAACATTGTCGGCTTTCTGCAGGATTTTGCGGATGTTAAGACGGTCACCGACGGCCTGGATGGTGAGTTTGAAGCCCAGGAAGTGCCCTATGACCTGATTATTTCGGATCTAATGCTGCCGGGTGAAAGTGGCCTGGAACTGATTAAAAACATCCGGGAAAATCACATCGAAACGCCGGTCTTAATTCTGACGGCCAAGACCTCCTTGGATGATAAAATCGAAGGCTTTAACGTCGGTGCCGATGATTACCTGACCAAGCCCTTCCATCGGGAAGAACTCCTGGTACGGGTCAAGGCCCTCTTGCGCCGGTCCGGGGTATACTCCGAAGACAACACCATCACCATCGGGGATGTCTTGATTAACCTGGAGAACCGGGGCGTGCAAGTCCATGGTCAGCCAGTTAAGTTGGTCGGAAAGGAGTTTGATATTTTGACCTACCTAGGTCAAAACAAGAACATCATCGTTACCCGGGACCAGATTTTTGATCGGGTCTGGGGGATTGACTCGGACACGACCATCAACGTGGTCAACATTTACCTAAACAACCTCCGCCGTAAGTTGGAGGCGGTCGGCCAAAACGACCTGATTAAGACGTTACGTAACATTGGCTTTATTCTTGAGGTACCCGATGCCAAAGATAGTGAATCGAAATCAGCAGATTAA
- a CDS encoding GNAT family N-acetyltransferase, which translates to MTVQIRPATVQDLPKMTAIYNESIKAGKITADLKPQTPAERRPWFDEHQGQEKYPLFGVYQDGELVGYGYLSAFNTRKAYAMTAEVSYYLDMAARGHGIGSQLLSFLMDYAKKQGIEVLVALVFAENARSNGLLLKYGFSSWGKLPQVAKGNDGDWLSLEYMGKRLV; encoded by the coding sequence ATGACAGTTCAAATTCGACCCGCAACAGTACAAGACCTACCTAAGATGACCGCTATCTACAATGAATCAATTAAGGCCGGTAAGATTACCGCCGACCTTAAGCCCCAAACGCCAGCGGAGCGGCGGCCCTGGTTTGACGAACACCAGGGGCAGGAAAAGTACCCGCTCTTTGGGGTTTACCAAGACGGCGAACTGGTTGGGTATGGCTATCTCAGTGCCTTTAACACCCGCAAGGCCTATGCGATGACGGCCGAGGTTTCTTACTACCTAGACATGGCTGCCCGTGGCCACGGCATTGGTTCCCAGCTGCTGAGCTTTTTGATGGACTACGCCAAAAAACAGGGGATTGAGGTCTTAGTGGCCCTGGTCTTTGCGGAAAATGCCCGCAGCAATGGCCTTCTCTTGAAGTATGGCTTTTCTTCATGGGGCAAGTTACCCCAGGTGGCCAAGGGCAATGATGGCGACTGGCTCAGCCTGGAATACATGGGGAAGCGCCTGGTTTAA
- a CDS encoding type II toxin-antitoxin system PemK/MazF family toxin, producing MIGNHLQVLRGDIFYADLKQGLGSEQGGVRPVLIVQNDVGNANSTTTIVVAITSRITKPHLPTHVALPAHLGGTKKDSIILTEQIRTIDKRRLRDRIAHLSAGSSEMMAVSTAMKISIGIGE from the coding sequence ATGATTGGAAACCATTTACAGGTTTTGCGCGGCGACATTTTTTACGCCGATTTAAAGCAGGGTCTTGGTTCGGAACAGGGCGGCGTCCGGCCGGTCTTGATTGTCCAAAATGACGTGGGCAATGCTAATTCCACTACCACGATTGTGGTGGCGATTACTTCCCGGATTACTAAGCCCCACTTACCAACCCATGTGGCCCTGCCGGCCCATTTGGGTGGGACTAAGAAAGATTCGATTATCTTAACCGAGCAGATTCGTACGATTGATAAGCGTCGGCTGCGTGACCGGATTGCCCACCTTTCGGCGGGTTCGTCAGAAATGATGGCGGTCAGCACCGCTATGAAGATTAGCATTGGAATAGGAGAGTAA
- the alr gene encoding alanine racemase — translation MAGSNRIEIDEDILDLRPSWLTVDLAAIQHNAQVLMAHAGAKRLIAVVKANAYGHGVGQVAKALLAIGVKDFAVATVGEGVQLRQILPQSDVNITLLGVQPVEDAVTMVNYQLMPAVGDLDWLTKAAELIGPDRPSLGIQLAVNTGMGRIGAASADDVADLYQRIEDDEHFRLGGVFTHYATADDTNQEYYDRQRKRFADWVTAAGIPKKYWHQANSGSALYHADQIDTDTIRVGSVLYGYNPGDPLLKTDVDLRPAMALHTRIGGVHQLQPGDGVSYGATYVADKPQWVATLPIGYADGYIRRFGGMRVLVNGHAEHVIGRVTMDQIVITLQEPLPVGTEVTLLGRDGDQAITIEELAAKGETIPHEVLTNFSVRLPRHYRS, via the coding sequence ATGGCAGGGAGTAATCGAATAGAGATTGATGAAGATATTTTGGACTTGCGACCAAGCTGGTTAACAGTTGATTTAGCTGCCATTCAGCACAACGCCCAGGTCTTGATGGCCCACGCTGGTGCTAAGCGGTTAATTGCGGTGGTTAAGGCTAACGCCTATGGTCATGGGGTTGGCCAAGTTGCCAAGGCCCTGTTAGCCATCGGGGTTAAGGACTTTGCGGTGGCAACGGTTGGTGAAGGCGTGCAGCTCCGCCAAATTCTGCCCCAAAGTGATGTAAATATCACCCTCCTAGGCGTTCAGCCGGTCGAAGATGCGGTGACCATGGTTAACTATCAACTGATGCCGGCCGTTGGCGATTTGGACTGGCTGACCAAGGCCGCCGAGCTGATTGGTCCAGACCGGCCTAGTTTGGGCATCCAACTGGCGGTCAACACCGGGATGGGGCGGATTGGCGCCGCCTCAGCTGATGACGTAGCTGATCTTTACCAGCGCATTGAGGATGACGAACACTTCCGCCTCGGTGGGGTCTTTACCCACTATGCCACCGCTGATGACACCAACCAGGAATACTACGACCGCCAGCGCAAACGGTTTGCTGACTGGGTCACGGCGGCCGGCATTCCCAAGAAATATTGGCACCAGGCTAATTCTGGTTCGGCCCTCTACCACGCCGACCAAATTGACACCGACACCATCCGGGTTGGTTCCGTCCTTTACGGCTATAACCCCGGCGACCCCCTCCTAAAAACCGACGTGGACCTGCGCCCGGCAATGGCCCTTCACACCCGGATTGGTGGCGTCCACCAGTTACAACCTGGCGATGGCGTTAGTTACGGAGCGACCTACGTGGCTGATAAACCCCAGTGGGTAGCCACCCTGCCGATTGGCTACGCTGACGGCTATATCCGCCGTTTTGGTGGCATGCGGGTGCTGGTCAACGGTCACGCAGAACACGTGATTGGCCGGGTGACCATGGACCAGATTGTGATTACCCTCCAAGAACCGTTGCCAGTTGGTACTGAGGTGACCCTGTTGGGTCGCGATGGCGATCAAGCCATTACCATTGAGGAGCTGGCGGCCAAGGGAGAGACGATTCCCCACGAGGTGCTGACCAATTTCAGTGTCCGGCTACCCCGGCACTACCGTTCATAA
- the acpS gene encoding holo-ACP synthase: MIIGIGNDMESINRVKTAIERQPDFLTTILTPAELAAANQRRGKRYDEFVAGRFSAKEAFSKATGYGIGKQVHWHDVSILNASNGRPVITVKDFPYQTRVAITHSGDFVNTVVIIEALTWWQRLWRRVRPWQGVIE, from the coding sequence ATGATTATCGGAATTGGCAACGATATGGAATCGATTAATCGGGTGAAAACCGCTATCGAACGGCAGCCGGATTTTTTGACCACCATCTTAACCCCAGCGGAGTTGGCAGCCGCCAACCAGCGCCGGGGCAAGCGGTACGACGAGTTTGTAGCTGGTCGTTTTTCTGCTAAAGAAGCCTTTTCCAAAGCCACCGGATACGGCATCGGTAAGCAGGTTCACTGGCACGATGTCTCAATCTTAAATGCCAGCAATGGCCGGCCCGTGATTACGGTTAAGGATTTTCCCTACCAGACCCGGGTGGCCATTACCCACAGTGGTGATTTTGTAAATACGGTTGTCATCATCGAGGCTTTGACTTGGTGGCAACGCTTGTGGAGGAGGGTGCGCCCATGGCAGGGAGTAATCGAATAG
- the dltD gene encoding D-alanyl-lipoteichoic acid biosynthesis protein DltD: MTDKKKLWQIFGPVILAFGLIGLLFLLPFPLNHMSQQGLREASVSFSDDIIKGQGIKRAAFAKGEKFVPFFGSSELTRFDNMHPSVLAAKYHRDYQPFLMGKPGTEAMIHYMSMQEMQPALDHKKAVFIISPQWFTKDGVNAAFSTFYSPLQLTEWFLNMGKEPTATDKFMAQALLNQQPIKNNDFYARLLNEVKDGHSLSAADLGAIKFQNRILSREDELFTNYLGTNNWNKDVVKQGKKLPATYNESELDRLAVKAAQKETSNNNFQIKNSFYTQRVQPNLQHLKGAQTNFDYRQSIEYSYFQAVLQEFAKEHTDVLFIITPVNERWSNYTGLNQDMYQQSVAKMKHQLTSQGFNNIADLSKQGGDPYFMQDTIHIGWRGWLAADQAIKPFLSSPYQETHYQMNDDYLSQSWQNLDPSQQSMMSYN; encoded by the coding sequence ATGACAGACAAAAAGAAATTATGGCAAATATTTGGGCCGGTGATTTTGGCCTTCGGTCTGATAGGCCTCTTATTTTTGCTGCCCTTCCCCCTCAACCATATGAGTCAGCAGGGTCTGCGGGAAGCATCAGTTTCTTTTTCCGACGACATTATTAAAGGCCAGGGCATTAAACGGGCCGCCTTTGCCAAGGGGGAGAAATTCGTTCCCTTCTTTGGTTCCAGTGAGCTGACCCGCTTTGACAACATGCACCCTTCCGTTCTGGCGGCCAAGTACCACCGGGACTACCAGCCCTTCCTCATGGGAAAGCCTGGTACTGAGGCGATGATTCACTACATGAGCATGCAGGAAATGCAGCCGGCCTTGGATCACAAGAAGGCGGTCTTTATCATTTCGCCGCAGTGGTTTACTAAGGATGGGGTCAACGCGGCCTTCTCAACCTTCTATTCACCCCTGCAGTTGACGGAGTGGTTCTTGAACATGGGTAAGGAACCAACTGCCACTGATAAGTTTATGGCCCAGGCCCTCTTGAATCAGCAACCAATCAAGAACAATGACTTTTATGCCCGTCTGTTAAACGAGGTTAAGGACGGCCATTCATTGTCTGCCGCTGATTTGGGTGCCATTAAGTTCCAGAACCGGATTCTCTCACGGGAAGATGAGCTCTTCACGAACTATCTCGGTACCAATAACTGGAACAAGGACGTAGTTAAGCAGGGTAAGAAGTTGCCAGCCACCTATAACGAGTCTGAGCTGGATCGTTTGGCTGTTAAGGCTGCCCAGAAGGAGACCAGTAATAACAACTTCCAGATTAAGAACTCCTTCTATACCCAGCGAGTACAACCTAACCTTCAGCACTTGAAGGGTGCTCAGACGAACTTTGATTACCGTCAGTCAATTGAGTACAGCTACTTCCAGGCGGTCTTGCAGGAGTTTGCTAAGGAGCACACTGACGTCTTGTTCATCATTACGCCGGTCAACGAACGCTGGTCGAACTATACTGGTTTGAATCAGGACATGTACCAGCAGTCGGTGGCAAAGATGAAGCACCAGCTGACTTCGCAGGGCTTCAACAACATTGCCGACCTGTCTAAGCAGGGTGGTGACCCTTACTTCATGCAAGACACCATCCACATCGGTTGGCGTGGTTGGCTCGCAGCCGACCAGGCAATTAAGCCGTTCCTGTCTTCACCTTACCAGGAGACCCACTATCAAATGAATGATGACTACCTGAGTCAGTCCTGGCAAAACCTGGACCCATCTCAGCAGTCGATGATGAGTTACAACTAA
- the dltC gene encoding D-alanine--poly(phosphoribitol) ligase subunit DltC → MDVQAEVLQLLNNITGEDLSNQMDEDLFDTGLLDSMATVELLLDLENKFNIQAPVSEFNRDEWNTPNKIVAKVKSLIG, encoded by the coding sequence ATGGATGTGCAAGCAGAAGTTTTGCAGTTGTTAAACAACATTACTGGTGAGGACTTGTCCAATCAAATGGACGAGGATCTTTTCGACACTGGTCTCTTGGATTCAATGGCCACGGTTGAGCTCCTCTTGGATTTGGAAAACAAGTTCAACATTCAGGCGCCCGTTTCTGAATTTAACCGGGACGAGTGGAACACGCCAAACAAGATTGTGGCCAAAGTAAAATCATTGATTGGATAA